TATTATAAGCTCTTAAAACACtactataataataaagaaatccTATAGGAAAATAAatagatttaataaaaattaggtGTTTGTGAAATCATTAATAGTCCTTTTCATAAGTCAATTAATTTCATGTGCTCATTCCCACTGCTGGCCCTTCCCCTCTTTGTATTTCTCTATTGACTCCCTCTCCGTCcattaaaagtttttattattcgatttttgaaaaaatattatgacaAGAGAAAAAATAGTACATTATGTAAATTTGGATagttaaaaacatttatttagCAAAAATTAAGGGTAACTTCAAGCGCCACTTATTGTTAGGATCGAATACACACATACACTTGATGAATAAAGAACACAAGGATTTTAGAGAGaatgagatgagagatctagaaagagaaagagagaaaccaatatttcgtggtaacatcCCGTGAGTAAACTTTCACGACGGTGGggtatatttattaataaatcagagtatttttggttacagagaataaatgaagaataaatagtaaatcgcgtaaataattatatatattaatcagacTCCACAAACTAACAATTATTAgttccttttaattattttatgaacatGAGGACGCAGTGACATTAGAAAAGAAGATTTAAGtcaaataaatgaaatgataattaattaaaactttgaaaatgtaatgaaaccccaattattattattatattcaaacTATTTTTTCTTAAGATACAGTGATAATGAATGACCAGAAGTAGGTATCCCATTGAGTGAATGGAAACACAAAGTTACGTCTTAACTCATTTTTAACGTGGCcaaatatattgtaatttttttatctttttttttttttttttttttttgtgaagaatataaatattataaagctTGTCACGCGAGATTTGGACTTTAATTCACACGAACGCgatttttctaatttcaaaGATCCCGCGTACACTAATGTTGGAGTTGCCACTTtactatattattttcaaattagatcgcttaaaattgaattgatttttttattatttattaataatagttAATTGATTTAGCGATTTTGataatgatttcatttttttaatattgagtTACCGATAAGTGAATAGTAAACtaatacattatatttatattattcagTACATAAAGTTCTTGACTTATAATTTAGTTTAatactttcattttttattgtcTTAAACTTTCGATTATTTCACAAGGtgtcactatttttttttgagtaatATGTAATATTTGTCAACTCATATGCATAATTCATTTAGTTTGTCACTTTAATTATAAgtgatttttcaataaatttttatgtgtgaattttaataaataaatcgataataataaatcaaaactttaataattttataatgataTAACAGGTCTAGAAATCGAATATTGATGAACCAAAACAATATACAATCCTACTTGAACcttcaattttctatttttagcaGCGAACAATATTCCAAATTGACACTTTTGactgttttaattttaaatagtgATGAAAAATTGTCAAAAGACCGACAAAAAGGAAATATCTTTATGGGGGTAAACTTGATACGGAAATGAATATATAGCATGTAACTCAATCTCAAAATACGTCAAAAATCTAACTGATGTGGTGTGatatttcaatattataatataaagaggtcaaaataaaaacttttggTATGAAAATGTATATAGCACgtatttcaacttcaaaatctgACTTATGTGATATGctcttttaatatataatacaaaaaaataaattaaaaacattttccattgTTGAATTTAGTAAATATTCCTTTtatctattattattgttatattttttattttttaagttgaactataaaaattttgactaacattttacgatatattttttcatcatattgatatgcacaAAATTGCAATATATAGTGCTTTctgtataatttttgaatatttaaattttttgtttaaaatatcgaattaatgtaatctaatttaactttgaaaattagtgaattaacttttaaaacgcgcaatataacatataaaaatggACGAAGAGAATAGATATTAAACGTAACTCAATCTCAATAAGTAATTCATATGGTAAAAATTTGTCCTAAATAcgttaaaaaacaaaaataaaaattgcatcCCCCACTGTCGGACTCAACAATTTTTCAAGGTACTACTCTAATAGTGAGAAAATGGGTTATCTATATCTAAGTCATTATCCATTAATTACCTAGAGATTAGATCTTAGACATGCCAAACTTATCTAAATTAGGTAATGCTTATGAGAATAATTAATCAATGGTACGCCATGATTTATTCCCTTGATCATTAGAATTCCGTAAAGGatatgattttgaaatttgacCCACCTTTAGTTGGGATGATTCGATGAATGTTAGTGAGTAGTAAAAGTGGCAAGAAAATACCATTATTGTTTCATTTAATATTATGGTGTCATTTCAAAACATGATGGTTATGAGTTTGGTGCTTCTCTTTTATGATCTCCTTGGTCATGTCATACCCCAATTAATACCATACTAGCATTCTCATAACCTTGATATCTGTTCAAAAGTAATTGTcggttgttgatttgatatattttttaagaaattataatataatataaaaataattataattaacaataaggataaattatgatttatgaattagtgtataataatataagttttataaaataaatttaatataatgaacAAATATTATTGGATCGAGGATTAATAAAAAGGGCATCTACGTGAGATTGACAACAAGTCATATTTTCATACCACACGCAATCATACACCCTCCCTTAATTCAAGGCCACATCATCACTTTTCCATATTCTCTTCTctttgctttttttaaaaaaaataaaaatgaggcaatttcattaattaatcatGTTGGTATATCTAGCTAGGGTCATTGATAATTTAAAGGTCTAAAGAGTCGTTTGATTTGAATTTAAGTTATAATGAAATTagttatattaatattaataatgattGAGTGTTTgatttatcatatttaaaataataaatttaagaaacatatatgtttacaaaaataacatttatgaatgtgaaaagtattgtataaaaagtgtttaaaaggataattttgtcattttattttgagataagTTATTTCGGAATTACTATACCATCCAAGGAAAGGAATTATCTATCCCACTACGAATTATTAATTTCAAGATAAGTTATTCCAAACTTGCCaaccaaacaacaaattaagTGAAAATATAATCTAATCTCAGAACTATTTGAAGTCATCATTCACATCCAACGACCCCTAACACATTAAGTTATTACCCactctttataaaattattttatctcaCATTATAAATTGCTagaaataacaatttaataaaatatattaaaatagctaattaattattaataaatataaataatggaATAGCTAATCTCATTATCATCacactttataaaatattttatttttatctatgtCATCCTACTTAGCAAAAGAATAGTCTTTTGTCAGCTACTTCATTATGAAACCCTCTTTGGTATGACCATTTTGATAAGTAGAACAACATAttcgaaataaaataatggtaCACACTAGAAAACGTGTAAACAATCAAAGTTGAAGCATTTTTGTATTATAAGCAACTAAACAAGGGTAATTTGGTGAACAGaatctatatatatactcaACACGCAACTAAAATCATCGTCTCACCAAAATCCCCAATTTTTCGTTCAGCCTCCATTAATGGACCTCGAGGCTGTTCTTAACCTCTTCGATTCATGTTGGTTCAATCTCCAAATCCTTGAAAACCATTTAAATCCAACACAGAAAAACCCAGATGgcaaaattcaagaaaaatcaGCTGAAATTGTATTTGATTCAACAAAATTAGAAATACAAATGGAGTCACAAAGCGATGATTTGAGCTACAATTCAGATTCATTGTCGCCGGATTCAGTTCTCCCAGCAACCCATTTTCAATGGGATACTAAAAAGGCAGTACCGAAAAAAGCAAAGGGTAGAAGAAGGGAATTGAGGAGAAGAATAAAAAAGGGTCTTAGCAAGAGTATATCGGAGCTAGAATATGAAGAGCTAAAAGGGTTTATGGATCTTGGATTTGAATTCTCAGAAGAAGATGTAAATTCAAGTTTGATTGAAATTATTCCAGGTTTACAGAAATTGCGTAAAAACAGGGATAGTGATGATGATCAAcaaaaagtgaatttttttgagaaatctgATCAGTCAAGAGCCAGGCCTTATCTTTCTGAAGCATGGGGagtaattgaaaagaaaaagaaaaaggatccATTGATGAATTGGAAATTACCAGAAACAAGCAATGAAATTGACATTAAACATAGTCTTAAATGGTGGGCTCACACTGTTGCTTCCTCTGTTAAACAACACAACATAACCTAGAATTGAAATTTTATctgataacaacaacaacatattcagtGAAATTTAGGAGGATATCGTTTGTCGTCTATATAGACTTTTTTTTAGCTTCTTGACTCACATTGTTGAACTTGAAGTTGCGATCGAAAAGTAAATTCCTTTTGttctaaagaaaataaaatttgtatatcggtagttgatttttgaaatttgcaTCGAACCATCGATGCAAGTTGTAGTGTGTGGATAAATTTGAAGTTAGATATGTGTCGAGAAACGAAGAAGAATGAGTCCATCTTTAATAGTGTATAtattatagtattatttttCCTCAAGGAAATTGATCTGCAAGCTCAGAATGAGtcaaaaatatcttaattttgTTCCACATACTTCGTTCACATAATTATATCATTTGATTTGATAagatatttaagtaaaaaataaaaaattaaaatttatgatctaaaataattattaattatttgtgtgattgtaaataattttattaatgataaaaGCAGAATTTCAAGCTAAATTGTTTAATTATTGTAaggtaatattattttaaaacatactaaaaaaaaatgagacGAGACGGAGGGAATACTATTTGTTTGATAAGTCTTCCAAAGCCAAACCAGTAAATATCTTAGTAATAAATCCATATATATTATCTTGGTATGAGAAATCAACCCAGCGAAGTCTGGTCGGAACAAGTTATATGacattaaaagtaataaaaatattttttttctagtaaatgatagaaaattatttgttagaaaataattcacaaaataTATTCAGAAGATGAATCTTCAACGTTCAGCTTTTAGTgttaaatttttctaaaataataatttcgaATATATTAAATGAAcgaattttatcattttaatctAGACTCAAGGTTATAAGTCTAGTCaaccaataaaaaatttatacaagtatatttttaagcatgttattttcaaaattaataggTAAAGTGTGAATTTTGGGCTAACAACAactccttcataccaaacatgacataaaaatatatttgtcaaTCTATTTTTCCATTCCAATACAATTTGACATACTCTTCCCTCTACcgtcctttttcttttcttgcctccaaattattattattattattattattgcatATATTATAAAGTTTCAAGAAGTGGTATGATCATCACAAataacattattatattatataatagtaAACATTAATTGAGAACCACATATATCAAAGACCAAATATTAGATTGGAAAAACCGGCCAAAACATTTGTGAAGAGTGAGAGGCAAGAAACTAATAttaatttcttatcttaagaaatataaattaagTAGAAGAGTGTCAACTATCATATAGTAATTAATTATGCGACTTATTTtgatttctctcttctttttatactatttttccGTCCAAATTAGTTGAAGCATTTATTTTAACAAGACAAGAACAAAGTTTTGAGTGCCACGTTTCACTTCATTTTAACTATATTTATCTACATGAGGAGGCAGTGTTCACTAGAAAAAGATTGACTAAAatctaattataaattttatatttacaaaGATAATGGTCGGTAGGACCATAGGTTATAATGTTATATCATTCCCATTGCGTGTATGAAAACACGGaattaatatttaaactaataattattatgatatattatttcGTTAACTTATTTATCAATATGATCGAGatatatcatattaatatgcatgTAGTGTATAATGATgcgtattataatttatatgttaGTAAAAAATACacgtatatattttatatattagacGGACGAATGATTTTCACCCGTAATCATCCTATTTTATAAAACTTTAATCTAGATTTGTAACGTGACTAAACTACAGTACTCAGTAATTAACAGCCACGTGCGTTTTGGTATTTGACACGTGAGGTTTTGGTATTTGACTTCCCATGATTATtggtgtataaaaataataggtGGTTGTATTTTACTACACTACCCTTCACATGGCTTGAGAAGTATTCTGAAAGGgaaattaaaaattgttttattcaaagaaaaggaaaattcgGAGTTTCTAATTTCAACATCAACACAAACACATTTAGTACTAATATTTTTTGCACAAATTTGCCAATTTCCCTTGTTTTATTCCCttcccttattttcttttattccttTTCCCCAATTTAATTTTCACTAATAGAAGCTCTCAAACTCATTATAACCTACATAATGAACATTTTAGACATTTTACATTTAAAACGTCCATTTGTATAGAAATAAGTAAGCACTATGCAAAAAAGATTATTGATATATATCGTAAATTGCGTCATTATTAATTACCTAAAGATTAATCTCAAATTATCTGAATTACCAGGATGTTAAGAAGTTCCATTATTGGTTCTTGATAGGAAGTAAAGAATCATTAGGGTGTAGAGTAATAGAAAGTGAAATttaaccttttcttttttgtgtaTGTAGTTGGATTGATGCCCTTCAATGATTCGTTGTCTATGAGTAGTAAAAGAGCATGAAAAAGTCATCATTGAATTTAAGGTGTAATTTCACTAACATGATGGTTTGAGTTTGGTGCTGGGCATGTGTGGAGGTGGAGTCAAGAGTATGATTTGAGGAGTTCTTAATTTTAGGAtagaggaaaaaaataaaataaaaatattttttttagaaatttttattGATAGTGAGATTTAAATTCACCAACTGGTGTAAAAAACATTTTCAtcacatttttatcattaagttatcaattaatattttaaaaatttttgtaaattaatatatataaagttttatataaatacaaaatttacgAAAAAAATTAACCACACCCCACCTAACTCAACCTCCGACCATAGGCCATGCCACACTCCAATACGTTAGGCCTCAATTTAGCCATGTTTCAGCATCATCGTGATCACAACTTTTGTGGTAATGGCATCTTATTGAGATTTGACATTTCAGTCAGTATCGCACGCAGTCATTTGCTTCTCCTTTTAAGCCATTATCATCATCCTCTATATTCCATTGTCTTGCCTTTAAGTAGGCAgataaacttttaaattttgttatttgatttcattttaaaatagatttaaaaaaagatttaaaaaactatatatatttattaagtaggtaaataaatcatttaaaatatatctttatttgtatttatcTTAATATATGCAAAATCTTGATCTGTTTTGATCAATATTGATATGAAgtatataattaaagaaaataacatattatatGTAACTAACTTATTTTTGTAATAATCGTATGAGAACACAAGGAAAGTTGTtctaaatttgaaagaaaagtgtCTAATAGAAACactttatcatatatttaagtgaaataaacaataattcacgtgttaatatatttttcctttttaatgcTTATTGTGGAGTCAAGTTAATTACTTCTTCAAACTCAAATTCAATATATgtgatgtttttttttagttaactaaaaaaaagatgatttttacTATCAAGTTAAAGTACGTTTTTTTACAAAAGTCGATAGAAAATCGAGAATGACCAAAATCTATACAAGATGATTCGTGATGATCAAGATACATACCAGACAGTTCGTAtatcaacaaatataaaatcaaataaaaatatataatttttttattcgaCAAATTAAAAACCTTTTAGAGAGATGATCAACTTTGGGCTACAAATTTTATTGACCTTCGGTGCGCACTCAACAAATCCCAATTTAAAAGTAAAGAGCATACAGTAACACGAAAGAAGATAAATGTGGAACTAAACCTGGAGATCTTACGTACTTTTGTCAACTAAAACAATTTTAAGTACAGtgacatttttctaattttaattaaaataatactccATCTGACTCTGCAAAACGTGTAAACAAATAAAGTTGAAGCTTTTTTGTAATATAAGCAATAAAGAAGGGTGTTTTGGTCACcagaatcaatatatatatatacccacaCACAACTTCAGttttcataaaatcaaaaaaagaaaaagagttttgtGTTTAATAATTTCCAAGTTTCTTTCAGCCATTAATGGACCTTGAAGCTGTTCTAACCCACTTCGATTCATGCTGGTTTAATCTCGAAATTCTCAATAATCATTCAAATTCAACCCCTTTTTCGAATTACCAGAAAAACCCAGATgacaaaattcaagaaaatttaaaagaacCTGTATATGATTCACCAAAATTAGAAATCAAAATAGAGTCCCAGAGTGATGATTTGAGCTACGATTCGGATTCTTTTTCACCAGATTCAGTTCTACCAGTAACCCATTTTCAACCATTCTGTAAAAATGCTGAATCGAAGAAAGTAAAaggtagaagaagaagaagcgaAAAGTGTCTTGGCAAGAGCTTATCGGAGCTAGAATATGAAGAGCTAAAAGGGTTTATGGATCTTGGATTTGAATTCTCAGAAGATGATGTAAATTCAAGTTTGGTTGAGATTCTTCCAGGTTTACAGAAATTAAGCAAAAACAGGGACAATGATCAAAAACAGAATTTTGTAGAGAAATCTGATGAGTTAAGAGCAAGACCTTATCTTTCTGAAGCATGGGAAGTTGttgaaaagaagaagagaatgaATCCATTGATGAATTGGAAGGTACCAGTCATGAGCAATGAAAATGACCTCAAACATAATCTCAAATTATGGGCTCATACTGTTGCTTCCACAGTAAAAGCATAAACTTCTAATCTTTGTAAATTTTACTCCTTTTTTTTCCCTCTACAAAATGTATAACAAGAGTAAATTTAGCCTcttgatccttttttttttctgcttCTTGACTCTCATTGTTGAGCTTCGAGTTGCAGTGTTATGTATATTAAACTAGGAATGGGGCAAAGACCTTTTCTTCATAAAAGtatgagaaaattgtatttgttGAGTTTTAACACAGCGACGAACACAGAATTTGAAGATAGGACACCACTAAAAGTGAAGTCAGGTAAAGATAGGAGTGACATATTAATAAGGTTAGAGGAACATCTGTTAAGGCCTCCAAAATTTTGAGGcccaaataaattttaatagtgataattaaaaaaataaaaaaatgaaaagaagtacAATTCTCCTTTTATCAAGAATATTCGGTTGATAAGGGTCTTATTGAATATAACGTCTTCTCACTTTATCTCGTATTTTAGAGTTATAATTATCAATGAATATTCTTTATTCAAGATCCGATTTAAATTATTGCAAATCAAATTCATTTATAAAACGCGAAGAATTGTCTCTAAAATTAGAACTTGGttgagaaaaattatatttagtcAAAAATCTATCCATTTCAAATCACAAGAATCAACAACAAATCTAACAAAAAAGATACACTTATAAAAAAGAACTTACCAATTATGCGAGATAATGAGAGTGGACTTTCAGTTCAATTAAGAAATGAATGGACAATGGAACAGGTCTTctttttaaaagagaaaaaaatgaatttaaagtaaaataattgCTTACCTTCAACGGGATTCGGTCCCGCGCTCTTGTGCTTTATAGAGGCGTCTTCGACCAGTGCATCCGTAACAATTTTTGGTTGTTAGGATGCagagttatatatattatcgTTTAATCAACTTTATATACGTACATATtcgaatttttttaaaagttaccGGGTGCATGTGGGTCGCTCCTGTTTTAAAAGAGTGAATAGGAAATGAaggattgtgacttttatgaagggATGTGACCTTTATGAAAGATTTGTGTCTTTTTCAAGAGGTTGTGATTTCTCTGAAAAGTTGTCTTTTTCTAAAGAGTTGTAATCTTTACTCTTTGTTGGCTACAAATTTGAgactttctttcatttttctgcATCgaattctttcctttttttgcatacatttcttacaaaataaaatcgATCGATCATGTCAGTGTGTGTGATTCGTTACTGTAATTTTGAAttcgttgaaattattgaagtttgaagTACCGCCTGCTTTTTTAATGGTTAATCAATTTATCTTGGGAAGAATTAATTTACAAGCTCGGtacttgaggggattaaatttttAAGGATACACAGTGGATTCTGTGGACTCAGATAgttctttgtgtttttcttttcatcttttattattttttgtttgctaaTTTGAATACAGGAGATAACaaacttaacaaatttatatTGTTGGTTTTTTCTTTGATAAGGAAATCACTTTTATTTTCTGTGTTCTTTTTATTggagaaaaaaagagaattatttttttatatgataaaaGAGATTCTGGATGAATTAGtactattttaatatgtttgagtatTTTCTGTGCTTAATTTTTTTGGATgggtaaaattatttttatttttcccaaTTGCATTCAAACATTGCACCCCTTCACTTTTCTTATCaatgagaaaaattaatttgtgcATAAAGGTTAAGATGtgcacttaaattatttttcatatattcttGGTTTTCTATAACTATGAGAAGAAGTAAATAAATGATGTTGTCTTCGAACAATATTTGGACATGAGTTTAGTTTCTCGTTGAAATTCAATGTATTCTAAGGAAAATTGGAATATGATGAAAActgaaaaagaaggaaaaaaattagaattgaaATGATTTGGACGGAATCATTGCTCACAAATAGAATATGGTAATAATCAGGTCTTgtctttattttccttaatttttttctatcctTTATAAGTCATaagatttatttcataaatgttaGGATAAAtagtcattatgtgatgatctcacgatatattttattattattaatatgcaTTTTGTCTggaggagaaaaaaaagaaaaattttgtaACTTTCTATTTcatgtgaaatttgattgtGTCTGACTTTTGAAGActaatatctttttatattttactccTTTTGTTTGAAGAATATAAGAATTTCACGAACAAATCAAATTGTGcattggtttgaagaatatataAACTTCACCAATTTGTTAAATGTTTTGtttgaatgaatattctgaCTTGAAAAGTATAAAATCTTAGTCAAGAATATTAAGGCTAAAtgatttgaaaaagataaaatatttatcgtTAGCTAGAAACAATATTGTATTTGAAGTTTATGGAGATCAAAAACCTTTTTGGTTTACTACTCTGTCTGAATGTGAAACTGAttcgaaaaatataaaaactttatcAGAATCAAGGTTCATTCGATTAatgattaaaagaacataaaaacttcaccattaaactagaaatgattttttatgaagattgaATCTTTATTTTCAGTATTCTAAATACTTAAGAGGTCTGTCTAAGTGtgatagaaagaaaaaaacactaGTGACATAAAATTAGTGATTTTTATGCCTTTCTATGGGTGTTTCTATAGATTAAATCTCCAAAAGAAAGATTCCTGTTGCCAATGTGTATTTTGATGGTATACAATTTGAAAACATGTGAAAAAATAATGTggataataatttcaaatacttgaaaaatatttttgagaacatatttaaaatgtgggGATTTTTTACTTGTGATAAAGACAAAATTAGACTTATGATCTGATTTAAATTAGAAAGTAcaagatatgaaatttatgacattcttgtattatgttattcttggagtatatttgatattgtggtCGTTGAGTCTCTCTTTACTAGTATATGACATAAATAGtataatatcacaaaattatGTTACTCgttcaaaaaaattgtattctttgatgaaaaagtgttacttaaaatattgtgattttttcatgaaaagatatttgtattagaattaatttatttgtatagaCATGAACATAGGTGAAAATTGATCTGTTATGGTTGTGTTGTAAAACAAACATTTGAGTTATATTGCCCTTATTGGACCGATGAGACTATGATCATGGGTAATTCtataaaaaattgaatgttATTGAAAGGTTCTTCTGAAAAGAATTTGGCAAAGCATTTGTAAATTAAAACGTTTTCAtggctaaaataaacaaaacaatgagaacaaaaaacagttcaagggttgattgtgtgactttTATTATCTAagtatacaccaaagttcgatGGTTCAATGATATCCAATCTATCAATTGACcaagtatatccgatatatatTCACTATGGAAAGTTCAAAGCCACTTATCTTGATGCAATCAATCTTTACTTACGaatcacataattttttatgcatGTCTTAACAAAAGTCATTCcctattcatgtgggggatAGTTGAGTTTTAAAGGTGTGAACATGAATTGAAGAGTTGTGACTCTTcggaagggttgtgacttttccgaAGGGATAAGAACTTTATGAAAGGGTGTGTCTTTTCTAAAGGATTGTGACTATTTGAAAGGTTG
This window of the Solanum pennellii chromosome 2, SPENNV200 genome carries:
- the LOC107010564 gene encoding uncharacterized protein LOC107010564, whose product is MDLEAVLNLFDSCWFNLQILENHLNPTQKNPDGKIQEKSAEIVFDSTKLEIQMESQSDDLSYNSDSLSPDSVLPATHFQWDTKKAVPKKAKGRRRELRRRIKKGLSKSISELEYEELKGFMDLGFEFSEEDVNSSLIEIIPGLQKLRKNRDSDDDQQKVNFFEKSDQSRARPYLSEAWGVIEKKKKKDPLMNWKLPETSNEIDIKHSLKWWAHTVASSVKQHNIT